ATTATAAATTTGGTTTTCTTTGCTTTTTGTTTCTTTATTTAGGCATTTGTTTTTTTTCCACCGTTGTCTTTGCTAAAAAAAAAATCATTCCCGTTCCCGCTATTTCAACTTCCCGAAATGATGGGGTGGAATATGGAACATTGGTTACCGTTCTTTTCGAGGATGAGGATGATGATGTGTATGCCATCTTAGCCCCTTCTTTAACTTATAATGAGTTTATTGGTCTCAAATCAGCATTTCGGTTTTTTTACTTCGGCGAAGATAATCAAGATTATGCGGTCATTGTTTCGAGTTCTACGGGAATTGATCAGAAGGTTTTTTTTGAATATTCAAAACCAAAGTTTTTAGGTGAAAAACTTTTGTTTTATTCATCGGTGACCGCCTTCCGGGATTCCACAAGACGTTTTTTCGGTTTTACCGCAGAAAGTTTGGATGAAAACGAAAGTAATTTTACCCAAAGGGAGTTTGCTTATGATTTTTTGCTGGGACACCATTTTTTTGACCATTTCCGTTTATCTTTTGGAGAACGTCTCCGCTGGATATCCATCGGAAGAGGTAGTGTTCCCGATGAACCTTTTTTCAAAGACGAATTTCCATCCATTCCGGGGGCCGGAGGGGGGCTGGTATTGGGCCACCGACTGGTGTTGGCGTTTGATTCCCGGGATGAACTCGATATCCCCTCTTTGGGTTCCTTGGTGAGATTTTACACGGAGGTTGGCCAGGTTTTCAATGCGGACAATGGGGACCATCTTTTTAATGGGACGGGATTAGATGCGAGGAAATGGTTCCCGATGAGGGATAGTCTTTTTGTTACCGTTCTTCGAGGGGCGGTTTTTTTTACCACTGGAAGTAAAACGCCTTTTTATGAAAAGGCGACTTTAGGTGGAGATGATACCTTGAGAAATTTTGGGGATGGACGATTTGTGGATGACCATTATTATCTTTTAAGTATTGAAGAAAGGTTTCGTTTGGTTCGTTTTAGACTCTTTGGGGTCTTGGCCGATTGGGAGCTTGCCACTTTTGTGGATATCGGAAGGGTTTTTGGAAAATTTCATAATCTTTTGGATGAATTACAGGTGAATCCGGGTTTTGGAATCCGTGCCTTGGTTAGACCCAATGTGGTGGGGCGTTTTGATGCGGGGTTTGGGCCCGAAGGGATGACCCTATTTTTGGGTCTGGGGTATCCTTTTTAGTACAATTTTATTGAGAAATGATCTTTTATGAAACATTGGATTTTAATGGGCCTCAGTATTTTTATTTTTTCAGCATGCCAGGTGGAAGCTTTTGACCCTGAATGGGGGCATGGCCCCCTCCCCGCACGGAATTATGCCCCCGTTGCCAATCATTTTCTGAATATGGTCGCCACCCCTGCCAAAACACTCTCAAAAAATCAGTGGCAAATTAAAACTGAATTTGTGGAATCCAACGCGATTTTGTTAGAAGAAACCCCAGAGGTAAATGGGGTCATCAAAC
The Nitrospiria bacterium genome window above contains:
- a CDS encoding BamA/TamA family outer membrane protein; this encodes MDFLKNFKNLNYKFGFLCFLFLYLGICFFSTVVFAKKKIIPVPAISTSRNDGVEYGTLVTVLFEDEDDDVYAILAPSLTYNEFIGLKSAFRFFYFGEDNQDYAVIVSSSTGIDQKVFFEYSKPKFLGEKLLFYSSVTAFRDSTRRFFGFTAESLDENESNFTQREFAYDFLLGHHFFDHFRLSFGERLRWISIGRGSVPDEPFFKDEFPSIPGAGGGLVLGHRLVLAFDSRDELDIPSLGSLVRFYTEVGQVFNADNGDHLFNGTGLDARKWFPMRDSLFVTVLRGAVFFTTGSKTPFYEKATLGGDDTLRNFGDGRFVDDHYYLLSIEERFRLVRFRLFGVLADWELATFVDIGRVFGKFHNLLDELQVNPGFGIRALVRPNVVGRFDAGFGPEGMTLFLGLGYPF